A single Wolbachia endosymbiont (group A) of Bibio marci DNA region contains:
- a CDS encoding putative folate metabolism gamma-glutamate ligase: MYVKAIYTHRIECGEVLEQVLDRYVSELLREEVVLAITSKIISVCQKQVVCKTACSKEELIKREADAIVDVDHNPHSICLTIKDNILIPSAGIDESNGNEVYILYPKDVQKTALSIWNYLKTKHCIKHLGILITDSNITPMRLGVTGVALGWCGFEPLYSYIGKPDLYNQPLQVTQVNLLDALATSAVLVMGEGAEQTPMAIISGAPKVHFLTRSPTTEKEKSVKISMKKDLYSPLLMGARWLKS, from the coding sequence ATGTATGTTAAAGCAATTTATACCCACCGCATTGAATGTGGAGAAGTATTAGAGCAGGTTCTTGATCGCTATGTTTCAGAGCTGCTAAGAGAGGAAGTTGTTCTTGCTATCACATCAAAAATCATTTCTGTTTGTCAAAAACAGGTGGTTTGCAAAACTGCTTGTTCTAAAGAAGAGCTAATCAAAAGAGAAGCTGATGCAATTGTTGATGTGGACCACAATCCTCATAGTATCTGTTTAACGATTAAAGATAATATCTTAATTCCATCTGCTGGTATTGATGAATCAAATGGTAATGAGGTGTATATTCTATATCCAAAAGATGTTCAGAAAACAGCTCTGTCGATATGGAACTATCTCAAGACAAAACACTGCATAAAACATCTTGGTATTTTGATTACAGATAGTAACATAACACCTATGCGCCTTGGGGTTACGGGCGTTGCTCTTGGTTGGTGTGGATTTGAACCACTTTATTCCTATATAGGCAAGCCAGATCTTTATAATCAACCACTGCAAGTAACACAAGTCAATCTTCTTGATGCACTGGCAACATCTGCTGTTTTAGTTATGGGAGAAGGGGCAGAGCAAACACCAATGGCAATAATTAGTGGTGCACCAAAGGTTCACTTTCTTACTCGTTCGCCAACTACAGAAAAAGAAAAAAGTGTTAAGATATCTATGAAAAAAGACCTTTATTCTCCTCTCCTCATGGGAGCCCGCTGGTTAAAGAGTTAA
- the folP gene encoding dihydropteroate synthase codes for MIYISIGSNMGNRFSHLQKAAQLLKERYFKNLKSSIILETKAILPNDAPPQWNKPFLNMVVYGSCSSSPEELLKGLKQIECDIGRLQVYGKWAPRVIDLDILLWDDLTLDTSYLKVPHSELINRPFLLHLMAMLSPMAVVNKTFGTVNPNIKDCFLRSFTLSPELVGIVNITPDSFSDGGLYYDADQATKQSLRLLSDGASIVELGAQSTRPGSSIQTPKAEYARLKPVLDNLSHYMEAGDIKVSIDSFWPDVILNVLEHYNIAWVNDQKGDLDDNTLKAIASSGCGIVIMHSLSIPPHRDNIIPSDTDPIDTINNWAEKSISRLFALSFDKNSIIIDPGIGFGKSMYQNIQILRNIEALQSFGCKVLVGHSRKSFISSFSTEPVFNRDLETIALSSALHNKVDFLRVHNVRDHMRFFVAQAALQG; via the coding sequence ATGATTTACATCTCTATTGGCTCAAATATGGGGAATCGCTTTTCCCATTTACAAAAGGCTGCTCAGTTACTAAAGGAGCGCTATTTTAAAAATTTAAAATCTTCAATTATTCTGGAGACTAAGGCTATTTTACCAAATGATGCTCCACCTCAGTGGAATAAGCCATTTCTAAATATGGTTGTGTATGGAAGTTGTTCTTCTTCTCCTGAAGAGCTGTTAAAGGGCCTTAAACAAATTGAATGCGACATTGGCCGCCTGCAGGTCTATGGAAAATGGGCACCTCGCGTTATTGATTTGGATATTTTGTTATGGGATGACCTGACACTTGATACATCCTACCTTAAGGTTCCTCACTCAGAATTGATAAACAGACCATTTTTGCTTCACTTGATGGCAATGCTGAGCCCCATGGCAGTAGTTAACAAAACGTTTGGTACTGTTAACCCTAACATTAAGGATTGCTTTTTAAGGAGTTTTACGCTTTCACCAGAGCTTGTAGGTATTGTCAATATTACTCCTGATTCATTTTCAGATGGTGGTCTTTATTATGATGCAGATCAAGCAACCAAACAGTCACTGCGGCTGTTATCAGATGGTGCAAGCATAGTTGAACTTGGTGCTCAATCAACAAGACCTGGCTCCTCAATACAAACTCCAAAAGCAGAATATGCACGCTTAAAACCAGTGCTTGATAATCTTAGTCATTATATGGAAGCTGGTGATATTAAAGTCAGCATCGATAGTTTCTGGCCAGATGTTATTTTGAACGTTTTGGAGCACTACAACATTGCCTGGGTAAACGATCAGAAGGGAGATCTAGATGATAATACCTTAAAAGCAATCGCTAGCAGTGGATGTGGCATCGTTATTATGCACTCACTCTCCATACCACCACATAGAGACAACATTATCCCAAGTGACACTGATCCAATTGATACCATAAATAATTGGGCAGAGAAGAGCATTAGCAGGTTATTTGCCCTAAGTTTTGATAAAAATTCAATAATTATTGACCCTGGTATTGGTTTTGGAAAATCTATGTACCAGAATATCCAGATTTTACGCAATATAGAAGCATTGCAAAGTTTTGGCTGCAAAGTTCTGGTTGGTCATTCTAGAAAGTCATTTATTTCTTCTTTTTCTACAGAACCTGTCTTTAACCGAGATTTAGAAACAATTGCTTTATCATCTGCATTGCACAACAAGGTTGATTTCCTTCGAGTGCATAATGTGCGTGATCACATGCGATTTTTTGTAGCTCAAGCTGCTTTACAGGGATGA
- a CDS encoding dihydroneopterin aldolase — protein MSACNLLISDLRLWVHLGYSAEEKYHSQLVSIDVDFIFKSPPLGLMTDRLEDTVCYLEIVQNIQSLVQSKQFNLIEHLTHDIYRAINNLLVQKKHTISSMRVTTHKVAPPVPDVHGGVLFTYCNTLQEQEAD, from the coding sequence ATGTCTGCATGTAATCTTCTTATATCTGACTTACGGCTTTGGGTTCATTTAGGCTATAGTGCAGAAGAGAAGTATCATTCCCAATTAGTTAGTATTGATGTTGATTTTATTTTTAAATCTCCTCCTTTAGGGCTTATGACTGACCGGCTTGAAGATACTGTCTGCTATCTAGAGATAGTACAAAATATTCAATCTCTTGTTCAGAGCAAGCAATTCAATTTAATCGAGCACTTAACCCATGATATATACAGAGCCATTAATAATCTTTTGGTGCAAAAAAAACATACTATTTCTTCCATGAGAGTGACTACTCACAAAGTTGCACCACCCGTTCCCGATGTGCATGGAGGTGTTCTCTTTACTTATTGTAATACATTACAAGAACAGGAAGCTGACTAA
- a CDS encoding CADD family putative folate metabolism protein, producing MEFTKSLNNKLDELHLLNHPFYQSWNTGSLSLQALQTYAKEYYHHVAAFPRYISGIHFLCPDLKMRQVLLGNLIEEEQGDENHPELWQRFAEGLGVARSDLLEDAQVKETQELVDGYFDIIRSGFAAGLGALYAYERQTPEVSKSKIEGLKKHYSISDERSLQFFTVHMHADEWHSEECANLIEDLDEKEQDKVMQGAQKGAKLLWGFLDGMMNASVC from the coding sequence ATGGAATTTACTAAATCTTTGAATAATAAGTTAGATGAGTTGCACTTACTAAATCATCCATTCTACCAATCATGGAATACAGGAAGCTTAAGCTTGCAAGCTTTACAGACCTATGCTAAAGAATATTATCACCACGTTGCTGCGTTTCCTCGTTATATCAGTGGTATACATTTTTTGTGCCCAGATCTAAAAATGCGACAGGTTTTGCTTGGTAATTTGATAGAAGAAGAACAAGGTGATGAAAATCATCCAGAGTTATGGCAGCGTTTTGCTGAAGGACTGGGAGTAGCAAGGTCTGATCTTCTTGAAGATGCACAAGTTAAGGAGACACAAGAATTAGTTGACGGTTACTTTGATATTATACGATCAGGTTTTGCAGCAGGTCTTGGAGCCTTGTACGCTTACGAACGTCAAACTCCAGAGGTTTCTAAGTCTAAAATTGAAGGTTTAAAAAAACACTATTCAATAAGTGATGAGCGTTCTCTTCAATTTTTTACGGTTCATATGCATGCTGATGAATGGCATTCTGAGGAGTGTGCAAATCTTATTGAAGATCTAGATGAAAAAGAGCAAGATAAAGTTATGCAGGGTGCTCAAAAGGGAGCAAAGCTCTTGTGGGGTTTTCTTGATGGAATGATGAATGCTAGCGTGTGTTAG
- the trxA gene encoding thioredoxin, protein MSDDITSVNDQNFKSEVIDYKGFVLVDFWAEWCGPCKSLMPRIEQLAKDRKGKIKICKFDIDGETEVPSKYGVQSIPTLIIFQDGKEIARKIGATNDLLSWVDSEIS, encoded by the coding sequence ATGAGTGATGATATTACATCGGTAAATGATCAAAATTTCAAATCTGAAGTCATTGACTATAAAGGGTTCGTGCTGGTAGATTTTTGGGCAGAATGGTGCGGGCCATGCAAAAGTCTAATGCCACGTATCGAACAATTGGCTAAGGATAGAAAAGGCAAGATCAAGATCTGCAAATTCGATATAGATGGAGAAACTGAAGTGCCAAGTAAGTATGGAGTGCAATCTATACCCACTTTAATCATATTTCAAGATGGTAAGGAAATTGCACGCAAAATTGGTGCAACAAATGATTTGCTAAGTTGGGTTGATAGTGAAATAAGCTAA
- a CDS encoding ribonuclease D — MGIFLYKDDLPASSIPDDVRSIAVDTEAMGLLHSIDRLCLVQLSFNDGNAHLVQLKNDYTAPNLRKILEDKNITKIFHFARFDVSIIRHYLEIWALPCYCTKIASRLVRTYTDNHSLKELCLELLDTKLNKQQQSSDWGNENLTDKQKSYAASDVLYLHKIKEKLDLMLERENRKELAQKCFEFLPTRIELDLMGWENVDIFNHQM; from the coding sequence ATGGGAATATTTTTATATAAAGACGACTTGCCAGCTAGTTCAATACCAGATGATGTAAGGTCTATAGCTGTTGATACCGAGGCAATGGGGCTACTTCATAGCATAGATAGATTATGCCTTGTGCAGCTCTCTTTTAATGATGGCAACGCTCACTTAGTTCAACTCAAGAACGATTATACAGCGCCAAATTTGAGAAAAATATTAGAGGATAAAAATATAACTAAAATATTTCACTTCGCGCGATTTGATGTAAGCATAATACGTCATTACTTGGAAATTTGGGCACTTCCGTGCTATTGCACAAAAATAGCTTCACGTTTGGTTCGCACTTACACAGATAATCATAGTTTAAAAGAGTTATGCTTAGAGCTGCTTGATACCAAACTAAATAAGCAGCAGCAATCTTCTGATTGGGGAAATGAAAATTTAACAGACAAACAAAAAAGTTATGCTGCATCTGATGTTTTGTATCTTCATAAGATAAAGGAAAAGCTAGACTTAATGCTGGAACGTGAAAATAGAAAAGAATTGGCCCAAAAGTGTTTTGAATTTCTTCCTACTCGTATTGAGTTGGATTTAATGGGGTGGGAAAACGTGGATATCTTTAACCACCAGATGTAA
- the rpsO gene encoding 30S ribosomal protein S15, which yields MSITSEKKKSLINIYAIKEDDTGSSFVQCAILTERISNLTEHFKVHKHDHHSKRGLLILIGRRRKHLNYIKRKFGNEAYQELIEKLGIRK from the coding sequence ATGTCGATAACATCCGAAAAGAAAAAGAGTTTGATAAATATATATGCAATTAAAGAAGATGATACAGGTTCATCTTTTGTACAATGTGCAATTTTGACCGAGAGGATCAGTAATTTAACTGAGCATTTTAAAGTGCACAAGCATGACCATCACTCTAAGCGTGGTTTACTTATATTGATAGGTAGAAGACGCAAGCACTTAAATTATATAAAGCGTAAATTTGGTAATGAAGCCTATCAGGAATTAATAGAGAAGTTAGGCATTAGAAAATAA
- the pnp gene encoding polyribonucleotide nucleotidyltransferase, translated as MFKIIKKSIEWGGRTLSLETGKIARQAHGSVVVNYGNTSVLVTVVSKKKEENVDFLPLNVQFIAKSYAMGKIPGGFFKREGKPSDRETLISRVIDRSIRPLFPEGFNDEVSVVCNLLTYDTVNPPEVPALIGTVAALTISGVPFYFTIAGVMVGCDENNNYILNPSVQEMKASSLDLFLSGDENSILMIESEVKELSEENVFNAIKFGHEHLKPVIELIKEFADTVGNKPESFAPVDISDITQELEKHGKDFEKAYSQTVKQERVQALEAIRDNILNALKEAGKDEKLITYAVKNFERSLVREIIRKKGVRIDGRKHDEIRQIEIEVDVLSKTHGSALFTRGNTQALVVTALGTTQDEQIVDDIEGDRREHFMLHYNFPPFSVGEISTGRPPGRREIGHGKLAWKAIHPVLPDKSEFPYTIRVVSEILESDGSSSMATVCGTSLALMDTGVPIKAPVAGVAMGLIKDKDEYVILSDILGDEDYLGDMDFKVAGTSEGVTALQMDMKISGISFEIVEKSLEQAKAGRLHILEKMNAVISEHSDDVKDHAPRMLSFYIDKDKISAAIGAKGKNIRSVCERSNAKIEIGDDGKVSVFATSGTEAEIAKSMMIDSITELEQGSIVDVKVVRIEKSIVELEFLNGRKGKMHISEVANEHIDSIESILKQDDTFKALVIDFEKGGCPKLSRRRVDQETGEFFEGELYNEERKDGSNDRDNYYNNSFNRKPGGSHHKRPPRPRSGFSNRNRPKFGNNDSSSGFY; from the coding sequence ATGTTTAAAATTATAAAAAAATCTATAGAGTGGGGTGGTCGTACCTTATCTTTAGAAACAGGAAAAATAGCACGCCAAGCTCATGGTTCAGTAGTTGTAAATTACGGTAATACTTCTGTTTTAGTAACTGTTGTAAGTAAAAAGAAGGAAGAAAATGTTGATTTCCTACCTTTAAATGTACAGTTTATCGCAAAAAGCTATGCCATGGGTAAGATCCCTGGTGGCTTTTTTAAAAGAGAAGGCAAGCCATCTGATAGAGAAACTTTAATCTCAAGAGTAATAGATAGAAGTATAAGACCACTATTTCCAGAAGGATTTAATGATGAAGTTAGTGTGGTGTGCAATCTATTAACTTATGATACAGTCAATCCTCCTGAAGTGCCAGCATTGATTGGTACTGTTGCAGCTCTTACAATTTCTGGTGTTCCTTTTTACTTTACTATAGCTGGAGTGATGGTTGGTTGTGATGAAAATAATAACTATATACTCAACCCTTCTGTTCAAGAGATGAAAGCAAGCAGCTTGGATCTATTTTTGTCTGGTGATGAAAATTCAATTTTAATGATTGAATCAGAAGTGAAAGAGCTCTCTGAAGAAAATGTTTTTAATGCAATAAAATTTGGCCATGAACACCTTAAGCCTGTCATTGAGCTCATAAAAGAGTTTGCTGATACAGTTGGCAATAAACCTGAAAGCTTTGCTCCTGTTGATATATCAGATATAACACAAGAGCTTGAAAAACACGGTAAAGATTTTGAGAAAGCATATTCACAAACAGTAAAACAAGAGCGAGTTCAAGCTCTAGAAGCGATCAGAGATAATATATTGAATGCTCTTAAGGAAGCTGGAAAAGACGAAAAGTTAATTACGTATGCAGTAAAAAACTTCGAAAGATCTTTAGTACGTGAAATAATTAGAAAGAAAGGTGTAAGGATAGACGGTCGTAAGCATGATGAAATACGTCAGATAGAAATTGAAGTTGATGTTCTATCCAAGACTCACGGTTCTGCGTTGTTTACCAGAGGTAACACTCAGGCGCTGGTTGTTACTGCTCTTGGCACTACGCAAGATGAGCAAATCGTGGATGATATTGAAGGGGATAGACGTGAGCACTTTATGTTACATTATAATTTTCCTCCTTTTTCTGTTGGAGAAATTTCTACTGGACGTCCACCTGGAAGAAGAGAAATTGGTCACGGTAAACTTGCTTGGAAAGCAATTCATCCTGTTTTACCCGATAAATCTGAATTTCCTTATACAATAAGAGTAGTGTCCGAAATTTTGGAGTCTGATGGTTCTTCTTCTATGGCAACAGTTTGTGGGACTTCTCTTGCTTTAATGGATACGGGTGTGCCAATAAAGGCCCCTGTTGCTGGAGTTGCTATGGGCCTTATTAAAGATAAAGACGAGTATGTGATACTTTCCGATATATTGGGTGATGAAGATTATCTTGGTGATATGGACTTTAAAGTAGCAGGAACTAGTGAAGGGGTTACGGCACTACAAATGGATATGAAAATCTCTGGTATAAGCTTTGAAATTGTTGAAAAATCTTTAGAACAGGCAAAAGCTGGAAGATTACATATTTTAGAAAAAATGAATGCAGTGATTTCAGAACACAGTGATGATGTCAAAGACCATGCACCAAGAATGTTATCATTTTACATAGATAAAGATAAAATTTCTGCAGCTATTGGTGCTAAAGGAAAAAATATACGCAGTGTGTGTGAAAGAAGTAATGCAAAAATTGAAATAGGAGATGATGGTAAAGTTTCTGTTTTTGCCACGAGTGGCACTGAAGCTGAAATTGCAAAGAGTATGATGATTGATTCAATAACAGAACTAGAACAAGGTTCTATAGTTGATGTCAAGGTTGTAAGAATAGAGAAGTCTATTGTAGAGCTTGAATTTCTTAATGGCAGAAAAGGAAAAATGCACATAAGTGAAGTAGCTAATGAACACATAGATTCTATAGAGAGCATACTTAAACAAGATGATACTTTCAAAGCACTAGTAATTGACTTCGAAAAAGGTGGATGTCCAAAGTTGTCAAGACGTCGGGTTGATCAAGAGACGGGAGAGTTTTTTGAAGGTGAGCTTTACAACGAGGAAAGGAAAGATGGTTCAAATGACAGGGATAATTATTACAATAATTCATTTAATAGAAAACCTGGAGGAAGTCACCATAAGAGGCCTCCTCGTCCTCGTTCTGGTTTCAGCAACAGAAACAGGCCGAAATTTGGTAATAATGATTCATCATCAGGTTTTTATTAA
- a CDS encoding IS5 family transposase — protein sequence MPQKMKVSNQNEYNKFLQERGNIFHYINEAIENWYENSPKMQGGNYIYSDKVVILVHIIVNLFRIGLRQTVGFIKGYMQQIGRDLAVISYSQASRRFKKLNIKINDCRIDKNNMEDIEIAIDSTGISIYNNTPGHSKENSANRKYRGYEQTRKLHVMLNINSKKAIAVKYSNGVYSDHYGACDLLKEVNFQHIIKALYADRAYDRHKFYKLCHEYDIKAKIPPINNAAEHPEIDYMSDRNAAIRLIKLYGEDGVKEWKKEVNYGKRSYIEGFFSRLKQIFGFSFRNKSEVNREKELLIKCYLLNQFTEIGMAKFEMAT from the coding sequence ATGCCACAGAAAATGAAAGTCAGTAACCAAAATGAATATAACAAATTTCTCCAGGAAAGAGGAAATATTTTTCATTATATCAATGAAGCCATAGAAAATTGGTATGAAAATAGTCCAAAAATGCAAGGCGGCAACTATATTTACAGTGATAAAGTTGTGATTTTGGTGCATATAATTGTCAATCTTTTTAGAATTGGTTTAAGACAAACGGTGGGGTTTATAAAAGGATATATGCAACAAATAGGAAGAGATTTAGCAGTTATCAGCTATTCACAAGCATCAAGAAGGTTTAAGAAACTTAATATTAAGATCAATGATTGCAGAATTGATAAAAATAATATGGAAGACATCGAAATTGCTATAGATAGTACAGGTATCAGCATTTACAACAATACCCCTGGTCACAGCAAGGAAAATAGCGCTAACAGAAAATATCGTGGCTATGAACAGACAAGAAAATTGCATGTAATGTTGAATATAAACAGCAAAAAAGCCATAGCTGTAAAATACAGTAACGGTGTCTACTCTGATCACTATGGAGCTTGCGATTTGCTTAAAGAAGTTAATTTTCAGCATATCATAAAAGCACTATATGCAGATAGGGCATATGATAGGCACAAGTTTTACAAATTGTGTCACGAATATGATATAAAGGCAAAAATTCCACCAATAAACAATGCGGCAGAACATCCAGAAATAGATTATATGTCTGACAGAAATGCTGCTATTAGGTTAATAAAATTATACGGTGAAGATGGCGTGAAAGAATGGAAAAAAGAAGTAAATTATGGGAAAAGATCTTATATTGAAGGGTTTTTCTCAAGATTAAAGCAAATATTTGGATTCAGCTTTAGGAATAAATCCGAAGTAAATCGCGAAAAAGAATTGCTGATTAAGTGCTATTTGCTTAATCAATTTACTGAAATTGGTATGGCTAAATTTGAAATGGCTACATGA
- the rpe gene encoding ribulose-phosphate 3-epimerase — MSIKIAPSILSADFAKLGEEVRKISDLGVDYIHIDVMDGNFVPNITIGPSVVSAIRKYSNLPFDVHLMVKSPGNHIESFINAGADIITVHAEAEIHLERLIRKIKSYKNVNDAKKPIQVGVSIVPSTSPSVLEYIIHELDIVLIMTVNPGFGGQEFIHSQLNKISTIKKMIQEHNLKTQISVDGGINFSNAADIIKAGADILVAGSAIFKAEDIKKAVNDLKNPSL; from the coding sequence ATGAGTATTAAAATTGCACCTTCTATACTTTCAGCAGACTTTGCAAAATTAGGAGAAGAAGTAAGAAAAATTAGCGATTTAGGTGTAGATTACATACACATAGACGTTATGGATGGGAATTTCGTTCCAAATATTACAATTGGTCCTAGCGTTGTCTCTGCAATACGTAAATATAGCAATCTTCCTTTTGATGTGCATTTAATGGTCAAATCTCCTGGTAACCACATTGAAAGCTTTATAAATGCTGGTGCTGATATTATCACTGTACATGCAGAAGCAGAGATACATCTTGAGAGGTTGATAAGAAAGATAAAGTCATACAAAAATGTAAACGATGCAAAAAAACCGATTCAAGTTGGAGTTTCAATTGTTCCTTCAACTTCCCCAAGTGTGCTTGAATACATAATACATGAGCTAGATATTGTACTGATTATGACAGTCAACCCTGGCTTTGGAGGGCAGGAATTTATTCATTCACAGTTGAACAAGATATCTACTATAAAAAAAATGATACAGGAGCATAATCTTAAAACACAAATTTCAGTAGATGGTGGAATTAACTTTTCTAACGCAGCTGATATAATAAAAGCAGGTGCAGATATTTTAGTTGCGGGATCGGCGATATTCAAGGCTGAAGATATTAAGAAGGCCGTAAACGATCTTAAAAATCCATCGTTGTGA
- a CDS encoding zinc-ribbon domain-containing protein, whose product MKIQCNSCTKTYLVSPKQIGASGRKVKCTNCNHIWHEYLEEVSNKSHSANIQEKKVSGRNFLQNLAFTTLAFATATGLCVVIANGIFPREMNKAYKTISSYKDSIGYKLGYKKEQTESPNVKKLAVNKFYQDYLFLSNLRSS is encoded by the coding sequence ATGAAAATACAATGTAATAGTTGTACTAAAACTTACTTAGTATCTCCTAAGCAAATTGGCGCGTCTGGAAGGAAGGTAAAATGTACGAACTGCAATCACATATGGCATGAATATCTAGAAGAAGTGTCAAACAAATCGCACTCTGCTAATATACAGGAAAAAAAAGTTAGTGGAAGGAATTTTTTACAAAATCTAGCATTTACCACTCTAGCTTTTGCAACAGCTACGGGGTTATGCGTCGTAATTGCTAATGGCATCTTTCCTAGAGAGATGAACAAAGCATACAAAACGATCAGCTCATATAAGGATTCAATAGGCTATAAATTAGGGTACAAAAAAGAACAAACAGAAAGTCCAAATGTAAAAAAACTTGCTGTAAATAAGTTTTATCAAGACTACCTTTTTTTATCTAATTTAAGATCTAGTTAA
- the dapD gene encoding 2,3,4,5-tetrahydropyridine-2,6-dicarboxylate N-succinyltransferase gives MEGLQLKKTQSEIKDIWKNREKFNDCNLKKTARIAIKEVIELLDSGKIRVAEKLSSGEWVVHKWIKQAILLHFLTEESKIIDNTNCWFDKIGNKFSEWNEEKFRRLKIRAVPGCFVRRSAYIGTNVVLMPSFINVGAYVDSGTMIDTWSTIGSCAQIGKNCHISGGVGIGGVLEPIQASPVIIEDNCFIGARSEVAEGVVVREGSVLGMGVFIGASTKIIDRETSKVFYGEVPPYSVVIPGSIPSKNNISTYCAVIVKKVDEKTRSKVSINEILRD, from the coding sequence ATGGAAGGTTTGCAACTAAAAAAAACACAGAGTGAGATAAAAGATATTTGGAAAAATAGAGAAAAATTTAATGACTGTAATCTAAAGAAAACAGCAAGAATAGCAATTAAAGAGGTAATTGAGCTCCTTGATAGTGGCAAAATTAGAGTAGCAGAAAAGCTATCAAGTGGAGAATGGGTAGTACATAAGTGGATAAAGCAGGCAATATTATTACATTTTCTCACTGAAGAAAGCAAAATAATAGACAATACCAATTGCTGGTTTGACAAGATCGGTAACAAGTTTAGTGAATGGAATGAGGAAAAATTTCGCCGGTTAAAAATTAGAGCAGTTCCTGGGTGTTTTGTTCGCCGATCTGCTTATATAGGTACAAATGTTGTTCTAATGCCAAGTTTTATTAACGTTGGTGCATATGTTGATTCAGGAACAATGATAGATACCTGGTCAACGATTGGTAGCTGTGCGCAAATAGGAAAAAACTGCCATATTTCCGGTGGAGTGGGAATAGGTGGAGTTTTAGAGCCTATTCAAGCTTCACCTGTCATTATAGAAGATAATTGCTTTATTGGAGCACGTAGCGAGGTGGCCGAGGGTGTGGTAGTGAGAGAAGGATCAGTCCTTGGCATGGGTGTGTTTATTGGGGCATCAACAAAAATTATTGATAGAGAAACTAGCAAGGTATTTTATGGCGAAGTGCCGCCTTATTCTGTAGTGATACCAGGGTCTATTCCATCTAAAAATAACATTTCAACCTATTGTGCAGTCATAGTAAAAAAAGTGGATGAAAAGACGAGATCGAAAGTCTCTATAAATGAAATATTGAGGGATTAA
- a CDS encoding DUF2610 domain-containing protein produces the protein MAESIKKFTVQCDFKGQSSPFAIYIGNPKSDAHPIHHQDSWLVKERGGNIPNKVKESLQKLYKLSQENGVSFSELCAYAITVVSNNDKKSDDKQ, from the coding sequence ATGGCTGAATCTATAAAAAAATTTACTGTACAATGTGACTTCAAAGGGCAAAGTTCACCTTTTGCAATATATATAGGAAATCCAAAAAGTGATGCTCATCCAATTCATCATCAAGATTCCTGGCTTGTAAAAGAACGTGGAGGGAATATCCCTAATAAAGTAAAAGAAAGTCTACAAAAATTATATAAATTATCTCAAGAAAATGGAGTCTCTTTCTCAGAGCTATGCGCGTATGCCATTACTGTGGTTAGTAATAATGATAAAAAAAGTGACGACAAGCAGTGA